The following are encoded together in the Osmia lignaria lignaria isolate PbOS001 chromosome 13, iyOsmLign1, whole genome shotgun sequence genome:
- the UQCR-11 gene encoding ubiquinol-cytochrome c reductase 11 kDa subunit, giving the protein MSFLQSFFKRNIPTVKAEEEDGELVDPQKQLREKCAKRAKCATMQEKLTTCNDRVNSTPETEETCLEELIDYVECVDHCVAEKLFSLLK; this is encoded by the exons ATGTCTTTTCTACAAAGTTTCTTTAAACGTAATATCCCAACCGTAAAGGCTGAAGAGGAAGACGGAGAATTAGTTGATCCTCAAAAACAGCTTCGG gAAAAATGTGCAAAAAGAGCTAAATGTGCTACTATGCAAGAGAAACTAACTACATGTAATGATCGTGTTAATTCAACTCCTGAGACAGAAGAAACTTGTCTTGAGGAATTAATCGATTATGTAGAATGTGTAGATCATTGTGTAGCAGAGAAACTGTTCAGTTTACTTAAGTAA
- the waw gene encoding translation factor waclaw, translated as MKISRIIYHVWHSQRNLNFLQTIERQHLLIYSRYYSTEPEKNKEYEVPIENIRNFSIIAHVDHGKSTLADRLLELTGAIKANSGKQILDKLQVEKERGITVKAQTASLNYTYNGIKYLLNLIDTPGHVDFSAEVHRSLAPCQGVVLVIDANDGVQAQTVANFHLAIKQNLVIIPVINKIDLKYANPERVMEQLKILFDIEKSKVLKISAKLGTGVPQVLDAIVERIPPPDVCRDKPFRALIFDSWYDKYKGAILLIYVKEGLLSVKQYVTAMYTKKSYEIRHLSLLRPSEEHVNKLFAGQIGCISCNMRSSKEALIGDTLHLKNAVAEPLIGFKSPKPMVFSGVYPNDQSKFDDMRTAIEKLTLNDSSVSVTLESSVALGQGFRIGFLGLLHMEVFMQRLEQEYDALAVVTAPSVTYKAKIVGKKNIKQHNNNEIITFNNPAEFPDPQIVAEFYEPFILGTIIAPTEYTGTVLSLCLEKRGVQLLTKDVGHSRTLYQFLLPLNEVIIDLHDTLKRATSGYASFDYEESDYEVSDIVKLSIVLNGTPVEELSTIVHLSKARQKGRELCEKLVNNLPRQLFEIVIQAVVNSKVIARETLKAYRKDVTAKLYGGDITRRKKLLAQQAEGKKNMKLIGRICIPRETFISLYKR; from the exons aTGAAAATAAGTAGAATTATTTATCATGTATGGCATTCTCAAAGAAATTTGAACTTCTTACAAACAATTGAAAG acagCACTTGCTAATTTATAGTAGATACTATTCTACAGAACCAGAGAAGAATAAAGAATATGAAGTACCAATAGAAAATATTCGTAACTTTAGTATCATAGCGCATGTTGATCATGGCAAAAGCACTCTTGCTGATAGACTGTTGGAATTAACAGGTGCAATTAAAGCAAATTCTGGAAAACAAATTTTAGATAAGTTACAAGTTGAAAAAGAGCGTGGAATTACAGTTAAAGCTCAAACAGCTTCTCTTAATTATACATACAATGGAATCAAATATCTTCTTAATTTAATAGATACACCTGGTCATGTAGATTTCTCTGCTGAAGTACATCGTTCATTAGCACCTTGTCAAGGAGTTGTTCTAGTAATAGATGCAAATGATGGTGTACAAGCACAAACTGTAGCTAATTTTCATTTAGCTATTAAACAAAATCTAGTTATAATACCAGTGATTAACAAAATAGACTTAAAATATGCTAATCCTGAAAGAGTAATGGAACAGTTAAAGATATTATTTGACATAGAAAAGTcaaaagttttaaaaatatctgCCAAATTAGGTACTGGTGTACCTCAAGTCTTGGATGCTATTGTTGAAAGAATTCCACCACCTGATGTATGTAGAGACAAGCCATTCAGGGCCTTGATATTTGATAGCTGGTATGATAAATACAAAGgagcaattttattaatatatgttAAAGAAGGACTTTTATCTGTAAAGCAGTATGTTACTGCAATGTACACTAAAAAATCTTATGAAATTAGACATCTTTCACTATTAAGACCTTCTGAAGAACatgtaaataaatt ATTTGCAGGTCAAATAGGATGTATTTCTTGTAATATGAGATCTTCCAAAGAAGCATTGATTGGTGAtacattacatttaaaaaatgctGTTGCTGAACCTCTAATAGGATTTAAATCACCAAAACCAATGGTTTTCTCAGGTGTTTATCCAAATGATCAGTCAAAGTTTGATGATATGCGAACTGCCAttgaaaaattaacattaaatgataGCAGTGTTTCTGTCACACTAGAGTCTAG tgTAGCTCTTGGGCAAGGTTTTAGAATTGGATTTTTGGGTTTATTACACATGGAAGTTTTCATGCAACGTCTTGAACAGGAATATGATGCATTAGCAGTTGTTACAGCACCTAGTGTTACATATAAAGCAAAAATTGTTggcaagaaaaatataaagcaACATAATAATAACGAGATAATCACATTTAATAATCCTGCAGAGTTTCCTGATCCACAAATTGTGGCAGAGTTTTATGAACCCTTCATACTAGGAACTATCATAGCACCAA CTGAATATACGGGTACTGTGCTATCTCTATGCCTTGAGAAACGAGGGGTACAACTATTAACAAAAGATGTTGGCCATAGTAGAACATTATACCAATTCCTGTTGCCACTAAATGAAGTTATTATCGATCTTCACGATACACTAAAACGTGCTACATCAGGATATGCTAGTTTCGATTATGAAGAATCTGATTATGAGGTTTCGGATATAGTGAAG TTAAGTATTGTTTTAAATGGAACTCCAGTTGAAGAACTTAGTACTATTGTACATCTTAGTAAAGCTCGTCAAAAAGGAAGAGAGTTATGTGAAAAATTAGTAAATAATCTTCCACGCCAATTATTTGAGATAGTAATTCAAGCTGTTGTTAATTCAAAAGTCATTGCAAGAGAAACATTAAAGGCATATAGGAAGGATGTAACTGCAAAACTG TATGGTGGTGATATTACcagaagaaagaaattattagcacaacaagcagaaggaaagaaaaacatGAAATTAATTGGAAGAATTTGTATACCTCGTGAAACATTTATAAGTCTCTATAAAagataa
- the MED21 gene encoding mediator complex subunit 21: protein MADRLTQLQDTINQQAEHFCNSVGILQQYSTPSKFPGFDRVGTPQPHQPQEDYAALFATLIARCAKDIDTLIESLPSEESSQELQVASLSRLEQENQEAGEQLEEVVKQGEALLQRIQAALQDIAQSQLDMQDPASTSVININLNTNSAFKQDNINSVNTVSSSNPHQLSDPSPSSVNQ, encoded by the exons atggcaGATCGTCTAACACAATTACAAGATACTATAAATCAG CAAGCTGAACATTTTTGTAATAGCGTAGGTATATTACAACAATATTCAACACCTAGTAAATTTCCCGGTTTCGATCGTGTTGGAACCCCACAACCACACCAACCTCAAGAag ATTATGCAGCCTTATTTGCAACTCTAATAGCAAGATGTGCAAAAGATATTGATACTCTAATAGAAAGTTTACCAAGCGAAGAATCGTCGCAAGAATTACAAGTTGCAAGTCTTAGTCGTCTTGAACAAGAAAACCAGGAAGCTGGTGAACAGTTGGAGGAAGTTGTAAAACAAGGAGAAGCACTTTTGCAAAGGATCCAAGCTGCTTTGCAAGATATTGCTCAAAGTCAATTAGATATGCAAGATCCAGCATCTACATCTGTAATCAATATTAATCTTAATACTAATTCAGCTTTCAAACAAGATAACATAAACTCTGTAAATACTGTATCTTCAAGTAATCCACATCAGTTGTCAGATCCTTCGCCAAGTTCTGTTAATcagtaa
- the Set1 gene encoding SET domain containing 1, with product MNGMERHGHGHGHSHAHSHRHRHSHGTIQNTSQNSSQSSKHSHAHTPHSQKDTSVAQPAQKPRNYKLLVDPFLVKGATKLYRYDGMVPGDPTYPEVQPRDPRSQLTRIWTRLEQLDLPVPRFKIDSNYCGEPPPLEVTFCHLNDNIDKTFLSDMVQKFGAVEELIVYYHPLTNKHLGIARVVFESTKASKACVEKLNNTSVMGKVLRVFLDAFGDECKKIYDELTAEKKPEKKIEKEIKPEIEQEKQTPIEKIIPEERDDFKSNKKMVSSIEKVRDTYAENSRYSKYRDYPTPSGSTGSDLGYGTAPSELNYSSNYSQNSTPATNYDFYYSGYHHQPPNNYLPSMPQGVSQNLPIQQNSSMWWGNSTGTATYASSSMWPVQHGTNLDNSNSNVVPISKASNIKMHQTPKKEKENQNVTKNSSRDSPVETRKTLDLDTRIAMLLKDKAGGMAPPFLQFGSDSEDEKKSVNADNEILSDPPSPFLSHEIYKSCFEKMRERNKEQWKVHENSINQFSIDEELGSVISSSEDEALLGSYSPAPDEIEPEPPKEPPPPPPPDDDRMSLSPLSSGDEKIEEVIAQTEPASQLYPGAGYSGHITHYPPNDMYHWPRPAQYPYPYGTTYLQSHYQPNTTSFSGTVGNHQGTNYYPSFQSRLHAMANHSITKDNPQGPTINGVLNRVVNELKQILKKDFNKKMIENTAFKLFEVWWDEKKSEKSQNQGGDNTTVISNNKEEGSKPQGLSLLLEQGTPLGFNYDGFGLGIRASMPKMPSFRRKIKAPSPLPQDEDSRQSDHGDTEIIESDSDLDLESVQKIERPITSLPSVSSSSSSSSSTSSESSSEEISCSESSSSSSDSSDEEVCSANYEDEQDTDSRISDHRPLACNSEDPDILMEFAIQRSLDCPTPFGRETPIPDIKIKDGILNEFPQCDNDATPIPSPLRYENDKEESEEMIEKSVDEEILEKHVTVKEDVEAKDIEDETENEVPIAHIGILMVTSKQEPCDMQKMENSAAEALITLAGQDNIIRHRSPGPVQPNIIRALQTMSEKYINDEPILKESEKIEMFSEIPTTDSEEESLEIRRLRYQAEAELRLNGQQSPNSQASQVFMEHSYSLPPAQSEIAKTVLRAPPAPIKPIKIKPSKIMKLAKGKDKTHKVEKRKYNKYTKIHTHQNHEGEKENIENEFVYQKYPKKVEEPTVTYKERDLMSEMAILYEFLTRGIDAEDVEYLRRSYEALLADDTQGYWLNDTHWVDHPPTDLPSPAKRRKRDELRLHTSGSARTEGYYKVDVREKAKHKHHYAQSIQRSNDVEDSNGPYAGGDGTMNGPKNNNKTLTGKMQALSREARSNQRRLLTAFGIDTDSDLLKFNQLKFRKKQLKFAKSGIHDWGLFAMEPIAADEMVIEYVGQMVRPVVADLRESQYEATGIGSSYLFRIDLDTIIDATKCGNLARFINHSCNPNCYAKVITIESQKKIVIYSKQPIGVNEEITYDYKFPLEDDKIPCLCGAPQCRGTLN from the exons ATGAACGGAATGGAGAGACATGGGCATGGACATGGACATTCGCATGCACATTCACACCGTCATCGGCATTCACATGGAACTATACAAAATACATCACAAAATTCCAGTCAATCGTCGAAACATAGCCACGCTCATACACCGCATTCGCAAAAAGATACATCTGTTGCCCAACCAGCTCAGAAGccaagaaattataaattattagttGATCCATTTTTGGTGAAAGGTGCTACAAAATTATATAGATACGATGGTATGGTTCCAGGAGATCCAACTTATCCGGAAGTTCAACCTCGAGACCCGAGATCCCAATTAACACGAATTTGGACTCGTTTAGAACAGCTCGATTTACCTGTACCTAGGTTTAAAATTGACTCGAATTATTGTGGTGAACCGCCTCCGCTCGaagtaacattttgccatttaaATGACAATattgataaaacttttttatcggATATGGTTCAAAAATTCGGCGCTGTGGAAGAGCTAATTGTTTATTATCATCCATTAACGAATAAGCATCTTGGAATTGCAAGGGTGGTGTTTGAAAGTACGAAGGCTTCTAAAGCTTgtgtagaaaaattaaataatacatctGTGATGGGTAAAGTTTTAAGAGTATTTCTTGATGCATTTGGGgatgaatgtaaaaaaatttatgatgAATTAACTGCTGAAAAGAAGccagaaaagaaaatagaaaaagaaatcaagCCTGAAATTGAACAGGAGAAACAAACAccgattgaaaaaattattcccGAAGAAAGGGATGattttaaaagtaataaaaagatGGTATCGAGTATAGAAAAGGTGAGGGATACGTATGCGGAGAATTCAAGATATAGTAAATATCGAGATTATCCTACTCCTAGTGGTAGTACTGGAAGCGATTTAGGCTATGGTACTGCGCCTAGCGAACTAAATTATTCTAGTAATTATTCTCAAAATTCAACTCCAGCTACGAATTATGATTTTTACTATAGCGGTTACCACCATCAACCTCCGAATAATTATTTACCAAGTATGCCTCAAGGTGTATCTCAGAATCTTCCGATCCAACAAAATTCTAGTATGTGGTGGGGAAATAGTACAGGAACTGCAACTTACGCATCATCATCTATGTGGCCTGTTCAGCATGGGACAAATTTagataattctaattctaacgTAGTTCCAATTTCCAAGGCTTCTAATATAAAAATGCATCAGACcccgaaaaaagagaaagaaaatcagAACGTAACGAAAAATTCATCTCGGGATTCACCGGTGGAGACTCGTAAAACGTTAGATTTGGATACCAGAATCGCTATGTTATTAAAAGACAAGGCAGGGGGAATGGCACCTCCGTTCCTGCAATTTGGTAGCGATTCGGAAGACGAGAAAAAATCTGTTAACGCGGATAATGAAATACTTTCAGACCCACCGAGTCCGTTTTTATCTCATGAGATATACAAATCGTGTTTTGAAAAAATGAGGGAGAGAAATAAAGAACAATGGAAAGTGCATGAGAATAGCATTAATCAATTTTCTATCGACGAAGAGCTAGGAAGTGTGATAAGTTCGAGCGAAGATGAAGCATTATTGGGAAGTTACAGCCCTGCACCGGATGAAATCGAGCCTGAACCACCAAAAGAgccaccacctccacctccgCCAGATGATGATAGAATGTCGTTAAGTCCGTTAAGTTCAGGAGATGAGAAAATTGAAGAG GTTATAGCTCAAACAGAACCTGCAAGCCAGTTGTATCCTGGAGCTGGTTATTCTGGTCATATAACCCATTATCCTCCCAATGATATGTATCATTGGCCTCGACCGGCACAGTATCCATACCCTTATGGAACAACATATTTACAAAGTCATTACCAACCAAATACTACATCATTCTCTGGAACAGTAGGAAATCATCAAGGAACAAATTATTATCCATCTTTTCAGTCAAGATTGCATGCTATGGCAAATCACAGCATTACGAAAGATAATCCACAG GGTCCTACTATCAATGGGGTATTAAACAGAGTTGTAAATGAactaaaacaaattttaaaaaaggattttaataagaaaatgattgaaaataccGCGTTTAAATTATTTGAAGTATGGTGGGATGAAAAGAAATCAGAGAAAAGTCAAAATCAAGGAGGTGATAATACTACTGTTATTAGCAATAATAAAGAAGAGGGTTCAAAACCTCAGGGATTATCGCTACTGTTAGAACAAGGAACTCCACTTGGATTTAATTATGATGGATTTGGTTTGGGCATTAGAGCTAGCATGCCAAAGATGCCTTCTTTCAGG CGCAAGATTAAAGCTCCAAGCCCGTTACCGCAAGATGAAGATAGTCGTCAGTCTGATCATGGTGATACTGAAATTATAGAAAGCGATAGCGATCTTGATCTAGAATCTGTACAAAAAATTGAAAGGCCAATTACATCTCTTCCAAGTgtttcttcgtcgtcgtcgtcgtcgtcgtcgacatCAAGTGAGAGCAGCAGCGAAGAAATTAGTTGCAGCGAATCTTCTAGTAGTTCGAGTGATAGTTCAGACGAAGAAGTATGTTCTGCGAACTATGAAGACGAG caaGACACGGACAGCCGTATATCGGATCATCGTCCCCTTGCTTGCAATAGCGAAGATCCTGATATTTTAATGGAATTTGCTATTCAACGCTCGTTAGATTGTCCAACACCGTTTGGCAGAGAAACACCAATAcctgatattaaaataaaagatggaATCTTGAACGAGTTTCCGCAATGTGATAACGATGCTACCCCAATACCATCTCCGCTAAGATACGAAAACGATAAAGAAGAAAGTGAAGAGATGATTGAAAAATCTGTTGACGAGGAAATTCTTGAGAAACATGTAACGGTAAAAGAAGACGTAGAAGCAAAGGATATTGAGGATGAAACTGAAAATGAAGTACCGATTGCACATATTGGTATTTTAATGGTAACAAGCAAACAAGAACCGTGTGATAtgcaaaaaatggaaaattctgCAGCAGAAGCTTTAATAACGTTAGCTGGCCAAGATAATATTATAAGACATAGAAGTCCGGGACCTGTACAACCAAATATTATTAGAGCTCTTCAAACTATGtctgaaaaatatattaacgATGAACCCATATTAAAAGAATCAGAAAAGATCGAGATGTTTAGTGAGATACCTACTACCGATTCGGAGGAAGAAAGCTTAGAAATTAGAAGGTTAAg GTATCAAGCTGAAGCCGAACTTCGATTGAATGGTCAGCAGAGTCCAAATTCACAAGCTTCTCAAGTATTCATGGAACATTCATACTCATTGCCACCGGCACAATCAGAAATAGCGAAAACTGTACTTCGTGCACCTCCGGCACCGATAAAACCTATAAAAATAAAACCttcaaaaataatgaaattagctAAGGGTAAAGATAAAACTCACAAAGTAGAAAagcgaaaatataataaatataccaAAATTCATACTCATCAAAATCatgaaggagaaaaagagaatattgaaaatgaatttgttTATCAAAAATATCCGAAAAAAGTAGAGGAACCAACAGTAACGTATAAAGAACGTGATCTAATGTCGGAAATGGCTATTTTGTATGAATTTCTAACTAGAGGAATAGACGCGGAAGATGTGGAATATTTAAGACGAAGTTACGAAGCTTTGTTAGCCGATGATACTCAAGGTTATTGGTTAAACGATACGCATTGGGTTGATCATCCTCCAACCGATCTTCCAAGTCCTGCTAAACGAAGAAAACGAGATGAACTTAGATTACATACAAGTGGAAGTGCAAGAACGGAAGGATATTATAAAGTTGATGTACGAGAGAAAGCTAAACATAAG cATCACTATGCGCAAAGCATACAACGCAGTAACGATGTTGAGGATAGTAATGGCCCTTATGCTGGAGGTGATGGAACAATGAATGGtccaaagaataataataaaactttaacCGGTAAAATGCAAGCTTTGTCTCGAGAAGCTCGAAGTAATCAACGTCGGTTATTAACGGCCTTCGGTATTGATACCGATAGTGATCTTCTTAAGTTTAATCAGTTGAAG TTTAGgaaaaaacaattgaaattcGCGAAATCTGGCATACACGATTGGGGTTTATTCGCCATGGAACCAATAGCAGCTGATGAAATGGTCATTGAATATGTTGGTCAAATGGTTAGGCCAGTTGTTGCTGACTTAAGAGAGTCTCAATATGAAGCTACTGGTATTGGAAGTTCTTATCTTTTCCGCATCGATTTAGATACAATTATTGATGCAACGAAATGTGGAAACTTAGCACGATTTATTAATCATAGCTGCAAT ccgAATTGTTACGCAAAAGTAATTACAATCGAAAgtcaaaagaaaattgtaatctATAGTAAACAACCGATAGGAGTTAACGAGGAAATTACATACGATTATAAATTTCCATTGGAGGATGATAAAATCCCATGCTTATGTGGAGCACCACAATGTCGGGGTACTCTTAATTGA
- the mRpL28 gene encoding mitochondrial ribosomal protein L28 — translation MSMKQAGQRLYYIPKITRWSKGIGAELPAEYKKFWKEWKLQQPAAVHYIKEEGTYIRNEETEEVRPVQNVPLRLHFPKEFHEGLWGGEAVVQGFKKKHRYARRAPHFWFPTLRKSVVYSEILDKHMNAVVTNRTINLIHEHYGFDHYLLKTPACDLKSELALKLKREILIALADKTLYPNDPVKKEEIYNKYKEYLTAYTREEIEWYGLTFTEACKKWTKLNEQMQQIQPLKLKYRSELIAKLKEEEVKKAEEQLEKSSISWNVKWNPFSSRKSE, via the exons ATGTCAATGAAACAAGCTGGTCAG cgTTTATATTACATACCAAAAATAACGCGATGGTCAAAAGGAATTGGTGCTGAATTACCGGCAGAATATAAAAAGTTCTGGAAAGAGTGGAAATTACAACAACCGGCTGCTGTTCATTACATTAAAGAAGAAGGTACTTACATAAGAAATGAAGAGACAGAAGAAGT ACGTCCAGTTCAAAATGTACCACTACGATTGCATTTTCCTAAAGAATTTCATGAGGGTTTATGGGGTGGTGAAGCTGTTGTCCAAGGTTTCAAAAAAAAACATAGATATGCTCGCAGAGCTCCTCACTTTTGGTTTCCTACCCTTAGAAAGTCTGTAGTTTATAGCGAAATTTTGGATAAACATATGAATGCAGTTGTTACCAATAGaactattaatttaattcatgAACATTATGGTTTTGACCACTATCTATTGAAG ACTCCTGCTTGTGATTTGAAATCTGAGCTTGCACTTAAATTAAAACGTGAAATACTTATAGCATTGGCTGATAAAACTTTATATCCAAATGATCCtgttaaaaaggaagaaatttataataaatacaagGAATATTTAACAGCA TACACGCGAGAGGAAATTGAATGGTATGGTTTAACATTTACAGAAGCTTGTAAAAAGTGGACGAAACTAAATGAACAAATGCAACAAATACAACCTTTAAAACTCAAATATAGGTCTGAATTGATTGCAAAActtaaagaagaagaagttaaAAAAGCTGAAGAACAATTAGAGAA ATCTTCGATAAGTTGGAACGTAAAATGGAATCCTTTTAGCAGTAGAAAATCTGAGTAA